In Pithys albifrons albifrons isolate INPA30051 chromosome 6, PitAlb_v1, whole genome shotgun sequence, a single genomic region encodes these proteins:
- the PRPF39 gene encoding pre-mRNA-processing factor 39 isoform X1, giving the protein MENTESTEEEQPTVGSAGTDTGAEPAAEEQHMDFSTEIMSVTEMEQSPASSPGLHEESTQESEIPNMEGLQTTDSEAAFPPDFDKFWKVVEDNPQDFTGWVYLLQYVEQENHLLAARKAFDRFFTHYPYCYGYWKKYADLEKRHDNVKQSDEVYRRGLQAIPLSVDLWIHYINFLKETLDPNDPETNSTIRGAYEHAVLAAGTDFRSDRLWEMYINWENDQGNLREVTSIYDRILGIPTQLYSHHFQRFKEHIQNNLPRDFLTTEQFVQLRRELAAAAGPGGEDAQPAEELPCGTEDITDPAKLVTEIENMRHRIIEIHQEIFNHNEHEVSKRWTFEEAIKRPYFHVKPLEKIQLKNWKEYLEFEIENGTHERVVVLFERCVISCALYEDFWIKYAKYMENHSTEGVRHVYSRACTIHLPKKPTVHMLWAAFEEQQGNIEEARRILKTFEECILGLAMIRLRRVSLERRHGNMGEAEHLLEEAVSNAKSVSEASFYAIKLARHLFKVQKNLPKARKVLSEAIELDKENTKLYLNLLEMEYSGDLKQNEENILSCFDKAVHGALSIKMRITFSQRKVEFLEDFGSDVNKLLDAYDEHQALLKEQETLKRRAENGSEEPDEKKLLAEDAALASAQLLDGDMQVNQAAYNYNAWYQYNYQNAWNYGQYYHTT; this is encoded by the exons ATGGAGAACACGGAGAGCacggaggaggagcagcccacGGTGGGCAGTGCCGGCACCGACACGGGCGCCGAGCCCGCGGCCGAGGAGCAGCACATGGACTTCAGCACGGAGATCATGAGTGTCACCGAGATGGAGCAGTCCCCGGCCAGCTCCCCGGGCCTGCACGAGGAGAGCACGCAGGAGAGCGAGATCCCCAacatggaggggctgcagaCCACAGACAGCGAGGCCGCCTTCCCCCCAGACTTCGACAAGTTCTGGAAAGTCGTCGAGGACAATCCCCAGGATTTCACAGGATGGGTGTATCTACTGCAGTATGTAGAGCAGGAG AACCACCTGCTGGCGGCCAGGAAGGCCTTTGACCGGTTCTTCACGCACTACCCGTACTGCTACGGGTACTGGAAGAAGTACGCGGACCTGGAGAAGCGCCACGACAACGTGAAACAGTCTGACGAG GTGTATCGCCGGGGGCTGCAGGCAATTCCTCTTAGTGTTGATCTTTGGATACATTATATAAATTTCCTAAAGGAGACCTTGGACCCCAATGACCCCGAAACGAACAGTACCATCCGGGG AGCCTATGAACATGCAGtcctggctgctggcacagatTTCCGCTCTGACAGACTCTGGGAAATGTACATAAACTGGGAGAATGACCAGGGCAACCTGAGGGAAGTTACATCCATCTATGATCGGATCCTTGGAATCCCAACACAGCTCTACAGCCACCACTTCCAGAG GTTTAAGGAGCACATCCAGAACAACCTTCCCCGGGATTTCCTGACCACGGAGCAGTTCGTGCAGCTGCGCCGGGAGCTGGCGGCGGCCGCGGGCCCCGGCGGGGAGGACGCACAGCCCGCCGAGGAGCTGCCCTGCGGCACCGAGGACATCACAGACCCCGCCAAG CTGGTCACTGAGATAGAGAACATGAGGCACAGAATCATTGAGATCCATCAGGAGATATTTAACCACAATGAACATGAAGTCAGTAAGAGGTGGACGTTTGAGGAAGCG ATCAAGAGGCCTTACTTTCATGTAAAACCTCTGGagaaaattcagctgaaaaactGGAAAGAGTACTTAGAGTTTGAGATAGAGAATGGCACTCACGAGCGAGTCGTGGTCCTCTTTGAGAGATGTGTCATTTCATGTGCCCTCTATGAGGACTTCTGGATCAAG TACGCCAAGTACATGGAGAACCACAGCACGGAGGGCGTGCGGCACGTCTACAGCCGGGCCTGCACCATCCACCTGCCCAAGAAGCCCACGGTGCACATGCTGTGGGCGGCCTTCGAGGAGCAGCAGG GCAACATCGAGGAGGCCAGGAGGATCCTGAAGACCTTCGAGGAGTGTATCCTGGGGCTGGCCATGATCCGGCTGCGCAGGGTGAGCCTGGAGCGCAGGCACGGCAACATGGGGGAGGCCGAGCACCTGCTGGAGGAGGCCGTCAGCAACGCCAAGTCCGTCAGCGAGGCCTCCTTCTATGCCATCAAACTGGCCAGGCACCTCTTCAAAGTGCAGAAAAACCTCCCAAAGGCAAGAAAAGTGCTGTCAGAAGCCATAGAACTTGACAAA GAAAACACCAAACTGTACCTGAACCTGCTGGAGATGGAGTACAGTGGGGACCTGAAGCAGAATGAGGAGAACATCCTGAGCTGCTTTGACAAGGCTGTCCATGGAGCCTTGTCTATCAAAATGAGGATCACCTTCTCACAGAGAAAAGTGGAGTTTCTGGAAGATTTTGGGTCTGATGTGAACAA gctCCTGGACGCCTACGACGAGCACCAGGCACTGCTGAAGGAGCAGGAGACGCTGAAACGGCGGGCGGAGAACGG CTCTGAAGAGCCGGATGAGAAGAAGCTGCTGGCGGAGGACGCGGCGCTGGCGTCGGCACAGCTGCTGGATGGGGACATGCAGGTGAACCAGGCAGCCTATAACTACAATGCCTGGTACCAG TACAACTACCAGAACGCCTGGAATTACGGCCAGTATTACCACACGACCTGA
- the PRPF39 gene encoding pre-mRNA-processing factor 39 isoform X2: MQGPLRFEDQDSARGDQNIAMFYPTSTRMVYRRGLQAIPLSVDLWIHYINFLKETLDPNDPETNSTIRGAYEHAVLAAGTDFRSDRLWEMYINWENDQGNLREVTSIYDRILGIPTQLYSHHFQRFKEHIQNNLPRDFLTTEQFVQLRRELAAAAGPGGEDAQPAEELPCGTEDITDPAKLVTEIENMRHRIIEIHQEIFNHNEHEVSKRWTFEEAIKRPYFHVKPLEKIQLKNWKEYLEFEIENGTHERVVVLFERCVISCALYEDFWIKYAKYMENHSTEGVRHVYSRACTIHLPKKPTVHMLWAAFEEQQGNIEEARRILKTFEECILGLAMIRLRRVSLERRHGNMGEAEHLLEEAVSNAKSVSEASFYAIKLARHLFKVQKNLPKARKVLSEAIELDKENTKLYLNLLEMEYSGDLKQNEENILSCFDKAVHGALSIKMRITFSQRKVEFLEDFGSDVNKLLDAYDEHQALLKEQETLKRRAENGSEEPDEKKLLAEDAALASAQLLDGDMQVNQAAYNYNAWYQYNYQNAWNYGQYYHTT; this comes from the exons ATGCAGGGACCGCTGCGCTTTGAAGATCAAGACTCTGCACGTGGAGATCAGAACATTGCCATGTTCTATCCAACCTCCACCCGAATG GTGTATCGCCGGGGGCTGCAGGCAATTCCTCTTAGTGTTGATCTTTGGATACATTATATAAATTTCCTAAAGGAGACCTTGGACCCCAATGACCCCGAAACGAACAGTACCATCCGGGG AGCCTATGAACATGCAGtcctggctgctggcacagatTTCCGCTCTGACAGACTCTGGGAAATGTACATAAACTGGGAGAATGACCAGGGCAACCTGAGGGAAGTTACATCCATCTATGATCGGATCCTTGGAATCCCAACACAGCTCTACAGCCACCACTTCCAGAG GTTTAAGGAGCACATCCAGAACAACCTTCCCCGGGATTTCCTGACCACGGAGCAGTTCGTGCAGCTGCGCCGGGAGCTGGCGGCGGCCGCGGGCCCCGGCGGGGAGGACGCACAGCCCGCCGAGGAGCTGCCCTGCGGCACCGAGGACATCACAGACCCCGCCAAG CTGGTCACTGAGATAGAGAACATGAGGCACAGAATCATTGAGATCCATCAGGAGATATTTAACCACAATGAACATGAAGTCAGTAAGAGGTGGACGTTTGAGGAAGCG ATCAAGAGGCCTTACTTTCATGTAAAACCTCTGGagaaaattcagctgaaaaactGGAAAGAGTACTTAGAGTTTGAGATAGAGAATGGCACTCACGAGCGAGTCGTGGTCCTCTTTGAGAGATGTGTCATTTCATGTGCCCTCTATGAGGACTTCTGGATCAAG TACGCCAAGTACATGGAGAACCACAGCACGGAGGGCGTGCGGCACGTCTACAGCCGGGCCTGCACCATCCACCTGCCCAAGAAGCCCACGGTGCACATGCTGTGGGCGGCCTTCGAGGAGCAGCAGG GCAACATCGAGGAGGCCAGGAGGATCCTGAAGACCTTCGAGGAGTGTATCCTGGGGCTGGCCATGATCCGGCTGCGCAGGGTGAGCCTGGAGCGCAGGCACGGCAACATGGGGGAGGCCGAGCACCTGCTGGAGGAGGCCGTCAGCAACGCCAAGTCCGTCAGCGAGGCCTCCTTCTATGCCATCAAACTGGCCAGGCACCTCTTCAAAGTGCAGAAAAACCTCCCAAAGGCAAGAAAAGTGCTGTCAGAAGCCATAGAACTTGACAAA GAAAACACCAAACTGTACCTGAACCTGCTGGAGATGGAGTACAGTGGGGACCTGAAGCAGAATGAGGAGAACATCCTGAGCTGCTTTGACAAGGCTGTCCATGGAGCCTTGTCTATCAAAATGAGGATCACCTTCTCACAGAGAAAAGTGGAGTTTCTGGAAGATTTTGGGTCTGATGTGAACAA gctCCTGGACGCCTACGACGAGCACCAGGCACTGCTGAAGGAGCAGGAGACGCTGAAACGGCGGGCGGAGAACGG CTCTGAAGAGCCGGATGAGAAGAAGCTGCTGGCGGAGGACGCGGCGCTGGCGTCGGCACAGCTGCTGGATGGGGACATGCAGGTGAACCAGGCAGCCTATAACTACAATGCCTGGTACCAG TACAACTACCAGAACGCCTGGAATTACGGCCAGTATTACCACACGACCTGA
- the FKBP3 gene encoding peptidyl-prolyl cis-trans isomerase FKBP3, with the protein MAAAAGPAQPWSAEELRSEALAKKEIIKFLQEHAAQAFLAEHKLLGQVKNVAKTANKEQLIAAYTQLFHTQRFKGTDGAEKAAEKAKPSKAEEAKGKAVKAEEAVEEGPPKYTKSILKKGDKTNFPKKGDTVHCWYTGKLQDGTVFDTNVQSSSKKKKAAKPLSFKVGVGKVIRGWDEALLTMSKGEKAQLEIEPEWAYGKKGQPDAKIPPNAKLFFEVELVDIE; encoded by the exons ATGGCGGCGGCCGCGGGCCCGGCGCAGCCCTGGAGCGCTGAGGAGCTGCGGAGCGAAGCGCTGGCCAAGAAGGAGATTATTAAATTCCTACAGGAGCACGCTGCCCAGGCG TTCCTGGCGGAGCACaagctgctggggcaggtgaAGAACGTGGCGAAGACGGCGAATAAGGAGCAGCTCATCGCGGCTTACACGCAGCTTTTCCACACTCAG CGCTTCAAGGGCACGGACGGCGCGGAGAAGGCGGCGGAGAAGGCGAAGCCGAGCAAGGCGGAGGAGGCCAAGGGGAAGGCGGTGAAGGCCGAGGAGGCTGTGGAGGAG GGGCCACCAAAGTACACCAAGTCCATTTTAAAGAAGGGCGACAAAACCAACTTCCCAAAGAAAGGGGACACTGTGCATTGCTGGTACACGGGGAAGCTGCAGGATGGCACCGTCTTCGATACCAACGTCCAGTCAA GTTCAAAGAAGAAGAAGGCAGCCAAGCCTCTGAGTTTCAAGGTTGGCGTGGGAAAGGTGATCCGTGGT TGGGATGAAGCCCTGCTGACCATGAGCAAAGGAGAGAAGGCCCAGCTGGAGATCGAGCCCGAGTGGGCCTATGGCAAGAAGGGGCAGCCCGATGCCAA GATTCCACCCAACGCAAAACTCTTCTTTGAAGTGGAGCTGGTGGACATTGAGTGA